One region of Camelina sativa cultivar DH55 chromosome 6, Cs, whole genome shotgun sequence genomic DNA includes:
- the LOC104791291 gene encoding probable LRR receptor-like serine/threonine-protein kinase At1g53440, translating into MSAGLMAFSNLPSYKKSNEKFNFSISRELLLNPNDVLVGEMIGEGGYSIFYKGLLRNRFPVAVKIMQPSDKKKFQIEVLLPSKMRDANIMKFVGACIEPQLVIVTEVMEVDTLQRIMWSSQPKPLDLYGIILECCWAHDSDARPETKEIRLLLTILLRVSTSDVSIDEDSVKKPKEKKKKKKVLVKMMRPFVKMFRACYKA; encoded by the exons ATGAGCGCTGGACTAATGGCTTTCTCAAACCTTCCTTCTTACAAGAAGTCCAACGAGAAATTCAATTTCAGTATCAGCAGGGAATTGCTTCTCAACCCAAACGATGTTTTAGTGGGAGAGATGATTGGAGAAGGAGGCTACTCCATCTTCTACAAAGGATT GCTCAGAAACCGTTTTCCCGTTGCTGTGAAGATAATGCAACCAAGTGacaaaaagaagtttcaaaTTGAAGTTCTGTTACCATCCAAGATGAGGGATGCCAACATTATGAAG TTTGTTGGAGCTTGCATAGAGCCGCAACTGGTGATAGTTACCGAAGTCATGGAAGTCGACACTCTTCAGAGGATCATGTGGAGTTCTCAGCCGAAACCTCTTGATCTATACGGTATTATACTTGAATGTTGCTGGGCACATGACTCGGACGCACGTCCTGAGACCAAGGAAATTAGGCTCTTGTTGACAATCCTGTTAAGAGTTTCGACCTCAGATGTTAGTATCGATGAGGATTCGGTGAAAAAaccaaaggagaagaagaagaagaagaaagtactGGTGAAGATGATGCGTCCTTTCGTTAAGATGTTTAGGGCTTGTTACAAGGCATGA